GCCGTTGCCCTTCCCCAGATAGATGATCCGCTGTGCCGCCACGTACAGCCGCTGGCGTTTCTCTCCGTTCTCTTTGTCCGTCCACTCGTCCCGCCGCAGTTCGCCATCGACCAGGACCTGCCGTCCCTTGTACAGGTACTGGCCCGCGTGCTCGCCCGGCTTGCCGAAGGAGCGGACAGACACGAAGGTCACGGCCTCGATAAGTTCTTCGCTCTCCGCTTTGCGGTACTTGCGATTGACCGCCACGCTGAAACTCGCCACGGCGGTTCCCGAGGGCGTGTATCGGACCTCCGGGTCCTGCGTCAGCCGGCCGAGCATGGTGA
The genomic region above belongs to Nitrospirota bacterium and contains:
- a CDS encoding single-stranded DNA-binding protein — translated: MDYCRITMLGRLTQDPEVRYTPSGTAVASFSVAVNRKYRKAESEELIEAVTFVSVRSFGKPGEHAGQYLYKGRQVLVDGELRRDEWTDKENGEKRQRLYVAAQRIIYLGKGNGNGGGKASPESSEDVDDADVPF